A single Pseudomonas brassicacearum DNA region contains:
- the aspS gene encoding aspartate--tRNA ligase, translating to MMRSHYCGQLNESLEGQEVTLCGWVHRRRDHGGVIFLDIRDREGLAQVVFDPDRADTFATADRVRSEYVVKITGKVRLRPAGAGNANMASGMIEVLGYELEVLNESETPPFPLNEYSDVGEETRLRYRFIDLRRPEMAEKLRLRSRMTTSIRRYLDENGFLDVETPILTRATPEGARDYLVPSRTHPGSFFALPQSPQLFKQLLMVAGFDRYYQIAKCFRDEDLRADRQPEFTQIDIETSFLDEKDIMGLTEGMIRNLFKEVLGLEFGEFPHMTFEEAMRRYGSDKPDLRNPLELVDVADQLKDVEFKVFSGPANDPKCRIAALRVPGGASMPRKQIDDYTKFVGIYGAKGLAYIKVNERAAGVDGLQSPIVKNIPEANLNVILDRVGAVDGDIVFFGADKAKIVSEALGALRIKLGHDLKLLTCEWAPMWVVDFPMFEENDDGSFSALHHPFTAPKCSPQELEANPATALSRAYDMVLNGTELGGGSIRIHRKEMQQAVFRLLGIDEAEQEEKFGFLLDALKYGAPPHGGLAFGLDRLVMLMTGAQSIREVIAFPKTQSAADVMTQAPGVVDAKALRELHIRLREQPKAE from the coding sequence ATGATGCGCAGCCATTATTGCGGCCAACTGAACGAAAGCCTGGAAGGTCAGGAAGTTACTCTTTGCGGATGGGTCCATCGTCGCCGTGACCATGGCGGGGTGATTTTCCTCGATATCCGTGATCGTGAAGGCCTGGCCCAGGTGGTATTCGATCCGGACCGCGCTGACACCTTCGCCACCGCCGACCGCGTGCGCAGCGAATACGTGGTCAAGATCACCGGTAAGGTGCGCCTGCGTCCGGCCGGTGCCGGCAACGCCAACATGGCGTCCGGCATGATCGAAGTGCTGGGCTATGAGCTGGAAGTGCTCAACGAGTCGGAAACCCCGCCGTTCCCTCTCAACGAATACTCCGACGTGGGCGAAGAAACCCGCCTGCGCTATCGCTTCATCGACCTGCGTCGCCCGGAAATGGCCGAGAAGCTGCGCCTGCGTTCGCGCATGACCACCAGCATCCGTCGTTACCTGGACGAGAACGGCTTCCTCGACGTCGAGACGCCGATCCTGACCCGCGCCACGCCGGAAGGCGCCCGCGACTACCTGGTGCCGAGCCGTACCCACCCCGGCAGCTTCTTCGCCTTGCCGCAATCGCCACAGCTGTTCAAGCAGTTGCTGATGGTGGCCGGGTTCGATCGCTACTATCAGATCGCCAAGTGCTTCCGCGACGAAGACCTGCGTGCCGACCGTCAGCCTGAGTTCACTCAGATCGACATCGAGACCAGCTTCCTCGACGAAAAAGACATCATGGGCCTGACCGAAGGCATGATCCGCAACCTGTTCAAGGAAGTGCTGGGTCTGGAATTCGGCGAGTTCCCGCACATGACCTTCGAGGAGGCCATGCGCCGCTACGGTTCCGACAAGCCGGACCTGCGTAACCCGCTGGAACTGGTGGACGTGGCCGATCAGCTCAAGGACGTCGAGTTCAAGGTGTTCAGCGGCCCGGCCAACGACCCGAAATGCCGTATCGCGGCCCTGCGCGTTCCTGGCGGTGCCAGCATGCCGCGCAAGCAGATCGACGACTACACCAAGTTCGTCGGCATCTACGGGGCCAAGGGCCTGGCCTACATCAAGGTCAACGAACGCGCCGCCGGTGTTGATGGCCTGCAATCGCCAATCGTGAAGAACATCCCGGAAGCCAACCTCAATGTGATCCTCGATCGCGTGGGCGCAGTTGACGGCGACATCGTGTTCTTCGGCGCCGACAAGGCCAAGATTGTCAGCGAAGCCCTGGGCGCGCTGCGTATCAAGCTGGGTCACGACCTGAAGCTGCTGACTTGCGAGTGGGCGCCAATGTGGGTCGTTGACTTCCCGATGTTCGAAGAAAACGACGACGGCAGCTTCTCTGCACTGCATCACCCGTTCACCGCGCCGAAGTGCTCGCCGCAAGAGTTGGAGGCCAACCCGGCCACCGCTCTGTCGCGCGCTTACGACATGGTCCTGAACGGCACCGAGCTGGGTGGAGGTTCGATCCGTATCCATCGCAAGGAAATGCAACAGGCGGTGTTCCGTCTGCTGGGCATCGACGAAGCCGAGCAGGAAGAGAAGTTCGGCTTCCTGCTCGACGCCCTGAAATACGGCGCGCCGCCCCACGGTGGCCTGGCCTTCGGCCTGGACCGCCTGGTGATGCTGATGACGGGCGCCCAGTCGATCCGTGAAGTGATCGCATTCCCGAAAACCCAGAGCGCGGCCGATGTCATGACCCAGGCGCCGGGTGTGGTGGATGCCAAGGCGCTGCGCGAGTTGCACATCCGTCTGCGTGAACAGCCAAAGGCTGAGTAA
- a CDS encoding FmdB family zinc ribbon protein: MPMYDYQCASCGHQMEAIQKISAAPLVDCPACQAPELKKMLSMPGFRLGGTGWYETDFKTGAKKNLAGGDKAD; the protein is encoded by the coding sequence ATGCCGATGTACGATTATCAATGTGCTTCCTGTGGTCATCAGATGGAAGCCATTCAAAAGATCAGCGCGGCACCGCTGGTCGACTGCCCTGCCTGCCAGGCGCCAGAACTGAAAAAGATGCTGTCCATGCCAGGTTTCCGCCTCGGCGGCACAGGCTGGTATGAAACCGACTTCAAGACCGGCGCCAAGAAGAATTTGGCCGGTGGCGACAAAGCTGATTGA
- a CDS encoding ribbon-helix-helix domain-containing protein — MIQGKEPGEGGHGRFQPISVDPFVRGFDMQLVRPLARSIRLNGFATCLRLEQVYWDILGDMAQLNSCSISTLLSHVDREVHLRHGGVRNFSALVRVVCVVHSLKEAEMDHGAA, encoded by the coding sequence ATGATTCAAGGAAAAGAACCGGGGGAGGGGGGGCATGGGCGTTTCCAGCCCATCAGCGTCGATCCGTTCGTCAGGGGGTTCGATATGCAGTTGGTGCGTCCCCTGGCCCGGTCCATTCGTCTGAACGGGTTCGCCACCTGTCTGCGGCTGGAACAGGTCTATTGGGATATCCTCGGCGACATGGCCCAGCTCAACAGCTGCTCCATCAGTACGTTGCTGTCCCATGTCGACAGGGAAGTGCACCTGCGCCATGGCGGGGTGCGCAATTTTAGCGCGCTGGTGCGTGTGGTTTGCGTGGTGCACAGTTTGAAGGAGGCGGAAATGGATCATGGTGCGGCGTAG
- a CDS encoding Dps family protein, protein MAIDIGISEEDRKSIVDGLSRLLSDTYVLYLKTHNFHWNVTGPMFRTLHLMFEEQYNELALAVDLIAERIRALGFPAPGAYSVYARLSSIKEEEGVPGAEDMIRQLVEGQEAVTRTARGIFPLLDKVSDEPTADLLTQRMQVHEKTAWMLRALLEGQ, encoded by the coding sequence ATGGCAATTGATATCGGTATCAGTGAAGAAGACCGCAAGTCCATCGTCGACGGGCTTTCGCGCCTGCTGTCGGACACCTATGTGCTGTATCTCAAGACCCACAATTTCCACTGGAACGTCACAGGGCCCATGTTTCGGACCCTGCACCTGATGTTCGAGGAGCAATACAATGAGCTGGCCCTGGCGGTGGATCTGATTGCCGAGCGAATTCGCGCCCTGGGTTTCCCGGCCCCAGGGGCCTACTCGGTGTACGCGCGCTTGTCTTCTATTAAGGAAGAGGAAGGGGTGCCGGGTGCCGAAGACATGATCCGGCAGCTGGTCGAGGGTCAGGAAGCGGTAACGCGTACGGCCCGTGGCATCTTTCCTTTATTGGACAAGGTCAGCGATGAGCCCACCGCCGACTTGCTGACCCAGCGCATGCAGGTTCACGAAAAGACCGCGTGGATGCTGCGCGCGTTGCTGGAGGGACAGTGA
- a CDS encoding cold-shock protein: MLKIVHLLMGAAALLLSFIPSLGSEATPYLQHPDALYLAFFGLLNLTLAPVIPYWNKGPRHQLQNLVSVLLVLAVALQTLALLAPMPQIGGQPAIVFSLGAALLAVALHLAVSFYKKSAPAAAAQNYDMSNRDTGTVKWFNTSKGFGFISRDSGDDIFVHFRAIRGEGHRVLVEGQRVEFSVMNRDKGLQAEDVIAALPRR; this comes from the coding sequence ATGTTGAAAATCGTCCACTTGCTAATGGGCGCAGCTGCCCTGCTGCTGTCCTTCATCCCTAGCCTGGGTTCCGAAGCCACACCTTACCTGCAACACCCCGATGCACTGTACCTGGCCTTTTTCGGCCTGCTCAACCTGACCCTTGCACCCGTCATCCCTTACTGGAACAAAGGTCCACGTCACCAACTGCAAAACCTGGTCAGCGTCCTGCTGGTGCTGGCCGTTGCCCTGCAAACCCTGGCCCTGCTGGCGCCTATGCCGCAAATCGGTGGTCAACCGGCCATTGTGTTCAGCCTGGGTGCAGCACTGCTCGCCGTGGCACTGCACCTGGCCGTCAGCTTCTACAAGAAGTCGGCGCCGGCCGCCGCTGCGCAGAACTACGACATGTCCAACCGCGATACCGGCACGGTGAAGTGGTTCAACACCTCCAAAGGGTTCGGCTTCATCTCCCGCGACTCCGGCGATGACATTTTCGTGCATTTCCGGGCCATTCGTGGCGAAGGCCATCGCGTCCTGGTGGAAGGCCAGCGCGTGGAGTTCTCCGTGATGAACCGCGACAAGGGCCTGCAGGCCGAAGATGTGATCGCCGCGCTGCCGCGCCGCTGA
- a CDS encoding SlyX family protein, with amino-acid sequence MNLEDRVTDLESRLAFQDDTIQALNDVLVEQQRVVERLQLQMAALLKRQEEMAGQFESFEEEAPPPHY; translated from the coding sequence ATGAACCTTGAAGACCGCGTGACCGATCTGGAAAGCCGCTTGGCGTTTCAGGATGACACCATCCAGGCATTGAATGATGTACTTGTGGAGCAACAGCGGGTCGTCGAGCGTCTGCAGCTGCAGATGGCGGCGTTGCTCAAGCGCCAGGAAGAAATGGCCGGGCAGTTCGAGTCGTTCGAAGAAGAGGCACCGCCTCCTCACTACTGA
- a CDS encoding HIT family protein yields the protein MFALDPRLQQDTLPIGDFPLCRLLLSNDSNYPWFILVPRREDISELFQLDDADQQQLWKETTALAETLKDSFDADKMNVATLGNVVSQLHMHVIVRRRDDAAWPAPVWGKHPAQPYNAGQVAAIRERLRVALTDDFKFLEG from the coding sequence GTGTTCGCTTTAGATCCACGACTGCAACAAGACACATTGCCCATCGGTGATTTCCCGTTGTGCCGGTTGCTCTTGTCCAACGATTCGAACTACCCGTGGTTCATTCTCGTACCGCGGCGGGAAGATATCAGCGAATTGTTTCAATTGGATGACGCTGATCAGCAGCAGCTGTGGAAAGAAACCACGGCGCTGGCCGAAACCCTCAAGGATTCGTTCGATGCCGACAAGATGAACGTTGCAACCCTGGGTAACGTCGTCAGTCAATTGCACATGCATGTCATCGTGCGTAGGCGTGATGATGCCGCCTGGCCTGCGCCGGTCTGGGGCAAGCACCCGGCGCAGCCTTATAATGCAGGGCAGGTCGCGGCGATTCGTGAACGGTTGCGAGTGGCCTTGACCGATGATTTCAAGTTTCTGGAGGGCTGA
- a CDS encoding OprD family porin, translating into MRVMKWSMIALAVSASVSQFAMASSQEESKGFFEDQSLNVKSRMLYMNRDFKHGESNSQSTPNKTRKKGYREETGLGVQAVYESGFTQGTIGFGLDALANGMVKLDSGAGRTGNGMFGKDSEGHPEDTQSSAGGAVKFRFSDTVLKYGNQYVASPVFSTDDSRLLPEVATGTLITSKEIKGLELSAGRFTAMRDQDQMGRDSLGLKTADIAGATYQFTDNFVAGVAASDIEDYYKKKYLNLNYTMPISEDQSLNLDFNGYDSKSQGQELDGDVDNRIWSLAAAYSVGAHKFTLAHQRSSGDSGYKYGAVDGGGTIFLANSIQYSDFNGEDERSWQARYDLNMKSYGVPGLSFMTRYVKGDNITTASGEGKEHEFDFETKYVLQSGPAKDLSLRIRSAIARSNNAYDGGNVNDFRFIVEYPLSIL; encoded by the coding sequence ATGCGCGTGATGAAGTGGAGCATGATCGCACTGGCTGTATCGGCCAGCGTTTCGCAGTTCGCAATGGCCTCTTCCCAGGAAGAATCCAAGGGCTTTTTTGAAGATCAGAGCCTGAATGTCAAAAGTCGTATGCTGTACATGAACCGTGATTTCAAACACGGTGAATCCAACAGCCAGTCCACCCCTAACAAAACTCGTAAAAAAGGTTATCGCGAAGAAACAGGCCTGGGTGTACAGGCTGTTTACGAGTCGGGCTTTACCCAAGGCACCATTGGTTTTGGTCTGGACGCGCTGGCTAATGGCATGGTCAAACTGGACAGCGGCGCCGGTCGTACCGGTAACGGCATGTTCGGCAAGGATAGCGAAGGCCATCCGGAAGACACCCAATCCAGCGCTGGCGGCGCGGTCAAGTTCCGTTTCTCCGACACTGTTCTGAAGTACGGCAACCAGTACGTTGCCAGTCCAGTCTTCTCTACAGACGACAGCCGTCTGCTGCCAGAAGTCGCCACCGGTACTTTGATCACCAGCAAGGAAATCAAAGGTCTCGAATTGAGCGCCGGTCGCTTCACTGCCATGCGTGACCAGGACCAAATGGGCCGCGACAGCCTCGGCTTGAAGACGGCTGACATTGCCGGTGCAACCTACCAGTTCACTGACAACTTTGTAGCCGGTGTAGCTGCTTCCGACATCGAAGACTACTACAAGAAAAAGTACCTGAACCTGAACTACACCATGCCGATCAGCGAGGATCAGTCCCTGAACCTCGACTTCAACGGCTATGACAGCAAAAGCCAAGGTCAGGAGCTGGACGGTGACGTTGACAACCGCATCTGGTCCCTCGCGGCAGCCTATAGCGTCGGCGCTCACAAGTTCACCTTGGCGCACCAACGCTCCTCGGGTGATAGCGGCTATAAGTACGGCGCAGTAGACGGCGGTGGCACTATCTTCCTCGCCAACTCCATCCAATACTCCGACTTCAACGGTGAGGACGAGCGCTCCTGGCAAGCTCGCTACGACCTGAACATGAAGTCCTACGGCGTTCCTGGCCTGAGCTTCATGACTCGCTACGTCAAAGGCGACAACATCACCACTGCTTCCGGTGAAGGTAAAGAGCATGAGTTCGACTTCGAGACCAAGTACGTTCTGCAAAGCGGCCCAGCGAAAGACCTGTCCCTCCGCATTCGTAGCGCAATCGCTCGTTCGAACAATGCCTATGATGGTGGTAACGTCAACGACTTCCGCTTCATCGTCGAATACCCACTGAGCATCTTGTAA
- a CDS encoding mechanosensitive ion channel family protein: MDLNAEVDNLVRASQAWIPMIMEYGSRVLLAVITLAIGWWLINKVTRKLGALLALRNADLALQGFISTLANVILKILLIVSVASMIGVETTSFVAAIGAAGLAIGLALQGSLANFAGGVLILLFRPFRIGDWIEAQGVAGTVDSIQIFHTVIRTGDNKTVIVPNGNLSNGIITNTNRQPTRKVVFDVGVDYQADLQKAREVLLALAKDERVLADPAPQAVISTLGDSSITVSLRIWVKTADYWDVMFMLNEQARDRLKDAGIDIPFPQRVIRMVHEGAAQ; this comes from the coding sequence ATGGACTTGAATGCTGAAGTGGACAACCTGGTCAGGGCTTCCCAGGCCTGGATCCCCATGATCATGGAATACGGCAGCCGCGTGCTGCTGGCGGTCATCACCCTGGCCATCGGCTGGTGGTTGATCAACAAAGTGACACGCAAACTGGGCGCGCTGCTGGCCCTGCGTAACGCCGACCTGGCATTGCAAGGGTTTATCAGTACCCTGGCCAACGTCATTCTGAAGATATTGCTCATCGTCAGCGTCGCTTCGATGATCGGTGTGGAAACCACTTCGTTCGTCGCCGCCATCGGTGCCGCCGGCCTGGCGATTGGCCTGGCCTTGCAGGGCAGCCTGGCGAACTTCGCCGGCGGCGTGCTGATCCTGCTGTTCCGTCCGTTCCGCATCGGCGACTGGATCGAAGCCCAAGGTGTGGCCGGTACGGTCGACAGCATCCAGATCTTCCACACGGTGATTCGCACCGGTGACAACAAGACTGTCATCGTGCCAAACGGCAATCTGTCGAACGGCATCATCACCAACACCAATCGCCAGCCGACCCGCAAGGTGGTGTTCGATGTCGGCGTGGATTACCAGGCCGACCTGCAAAAGGCCCGGGAAGTGTTGCTGGCGCTGGCCAAGGATGAGCGCGTGCTGGCTGATCCGGCCCCGCAAGCAGTGATTTCTACCTTGGGCGACAGCTCTATCACTGTGTCACTGCGGATATGGGTCAAGACGGCTGATTATTGGGATGTCATGTTCATGCTCAATGAACAGGCGCGCGATCGTTTGAAGGACGCGGGGATTGATATTCCGTTCCCACAACGTGTTATTCGTATGGTCCACGAAGGTGCTGCACAGTAA
- a CDS encoding YajQ family cyclic di-GMP-binding protein encodes MPSFDVVSELDKHEVTNAVENAVKELDRRYDLKGKGSFEFKEKDLTVNLTAEADFQLEAMIEILKLALVKRKIDVQCLEVKDAYASGKLMKQEAVLKEGIDKELAKKIVAHIKDAKLKVQAAIQGEQVRVTGKKRDDLQEAIAALRGKEFGMPLQFNNFRD; translated from the coding sequence ATGCCGTCATTCGACGTGGTATCCGAACTGGACAAGCACGAAGTCACCAACGCGGTTGAAAACGCCGTCAAGGAACTCGACCGTCGTTATGACCTCAAGGGCAAGGGCAGTTTCGAGTTCAAGGAAAAAGACCTGACCGTGAACCTGACCGCCGAGGCCGACTTCCAGCTCGAGGCGATGATCGAGATCCTCAAGCTGGCCCTGGTCAAGCGCAAGATCGACGTGCAGTGCCTTGAGGTCAAGGATGCCTATGCCTCGGGCAAGCTGATGAAACAGGAAGCCGTGCTCAAGGAAGGCATCGACAAGGAACTGGCGAAGAAGATCGTCGCTCATATCAAGGACGCCAAGCTCAAGGTGCAAGCCGCCATCCAGGGCGAGCAGGTGCGGGTCACCGGCAAAAAGCGTGACGACTTGCAGGAAGCCATTGCGGCACTGCGGGGCAAGGAATTCGGCATGCCGCTGCAATTCAACAACTTCCGCGACTGA
- a CDS encoding putative 2-dehydropantoate 2-reductase, producing the protein MSTTWHVLGAGSLGTLWATRLARAGLPVRLVLRNEARLQAYRSAGGLTLVEQGLAQSYPIPGETADSPEPIRRLLLACKAYDAEAAVASVAHRLDAESELILLQNGLGSQDAVANCAPQARCISASSTEGAFRDGDWRVVFAGHGYTWLGDPAHPVAPFWLDDLAAAGIPHEWSADILTRLWRKLALNCAINPLTVLHRCKNGGLQEHRCEVATLCAELTDLLERCGQPAATEDLQPEVERVIQATAANYSSMYQDVANRRRTEISYLLGYACKIAQRHELTVPHLEQLRQRLIVHLHNLGLPSD; encoded by the coding sequence ATGTCCACCACCTGGCATGTCCTGGGGGCCGGCAGTCTCGGCACGTTGTGGGCCACGCGCCTGGCCCGGGCCGGGTTGCCGGTGCGGCTGGTGCTGCGCAACGAAGCCCGCCTGCAGGCCTACCGTAGCGCCGGCGGCCTGACGCTGGTGGAACAGGGCCTGGCGCAGAGCTACCCGATACCTGGCGAAACGGCGGACAGCCCGGAACCAATCAGGCGCCTGCTATTGGCCTGCAAAGCCTACGACGCCGAAGCCGCCGTGGCCTCGGTGGCCCACCGCCTGGACGCCGAATCGGAACTGATCCTGCTGCAGAACGGCCTCGGCAGCCAGGACGCGGTGGCCAATTGCGCGCCCCAAGCCCGATGCATCAGCGCCTCCAGCACCGAAGGCGCGTTCCGCGACGGTGACTGGCGCGTGGTGTTCGCCGGCCACGGCTACACTTGGCTGGGCGATCCTGCTCACCCAGTGGCGCCGTTCTGGCTCGACGACCTGGCCGCCGCCGGCATTCCCCACGAGTGGAGCGCCGACATCCTCACCCGACTCTGGCGCAAGCTGGCGCTCAACTGCGCAATCAACCCGCTGACCGTGCTGCACCGCTGCAAGAACGGCGGCTTGCAGGAACACCGCTGCGAAGTGGCGACCTTGTGTGCAGAGCTCACCGACCTGCTCGAACGCTGCGGCCAGCCCGCGGCGACCGAAGATTTGCAGCCGGAAGTCGAGCGGGTGATCCAGGCCACGGCCGCCAATTACTCCTCGATGTACCAGGATGTCGCCAATCGGCGCCGCACTGAAATCAGCTACTTGCTCGGTTATGCCTGCAAGATCGCCCAACGCCACGAGCTGACCGTGCCGCACCTGGAACAACTGCGCCAGCGACTGATTGTCCACTTGCACAACCTCGGATTGCCCAGCGACTGA